A DNA window from Brassica napus cultivar Da-Ae chromosome C1, Da-Ae, whole genome shotgun sequence contains the following coding sequences:
- the BNAC01G07190D gene encoding uncharacterized protein BNAC01G07190D — MEWKECYLDVILVPLGLMAYAAYHVYLWHKLRTRPLTTVIGTNARARRFWVASIIKDNEKKNILAVQTLRNCIMGSTLMATTSILLCAGLAAVISSTYAVKKPLSDAIYGAHGEFMVALKYVTILIFFLFSFFSHSLSIRFINQVNILINTPFPPEELEEMMMITPEEYVAELLERGFVLNTVGNRLFYAALPLMLWIFGPVLVFLCSVMMVPLLYNLDFFFFGKERSKIERKTCFGSV; from the exons ATGGAGTGGAAAGAATGTTACTTAGATGTGATCTTAGTGCCGCTAGGGCTAATGGCATATGCAGCTTACCATGTTTACTTGTGGCACAAGTTACGTACACGGCCTCTCACCACCGTCATCGGTACTAACGCTAGAGCTCGCCGTTTTTGGGTCGCTTCCATCATCAAG GACaacgaaaagaaaaacatattggCCGTTCAAACGCTAAGAAACTGCATAATGGGATCGACTTTAATGGCTACAACATCAATCCTCCTCTGCGCGGGTTTAGCTGCGGTTATAAGCAGCACTTATGCGGTAAAGAAGCCTCTAAGCGACGCCATTTACGGAGCTCACGGGGAGTTCATGGTGGCTCTTAAGTATGTGACAatcctcatcttcttcctcttctctttcttctctcactctctctcgaTCCGGTTCATCAACCAAGTCAATATCCTCATCAACACTCCATTTCCTCCCGAGGAGTTggaggagatgatgatgataacgCCGGAGGAGTACGTGGCGGAGTTGCTAGAGAGAGGGTTTGTTTTGAATACGGTGGGGAATCGGTTGTTCTATGCGGCGTTGCCTTTgatgctttggatatttggacCGGTGCTTGTGTTCTTGTGTTCGGTCATGATGGTTCCTCTTCTTTATAACcttgattttttcttcttcggcaAAGAAAGAAGCAAAATCGAAAGAAAAACTTGTTTTGGATCTGTGTAG